The Canis lupus familiaris isolate Mischka breed German Shepherd chromosome 27, alternate assembly UU_Cfam_GSD_1.0, whole genome shotgun sequence genome window below encodes:
- the KCNH3 gene encoding potassium voltage-gated channel subfamily H member 3 isoform X2: MPAMRGLLAPQNTFLDTIATRFDGTHSNFVLGNAQVAGLFPVVYCSDGFCDLTGFSRAEVMQRGCACSFLYGPDTSELVRQQIRKALDEHKEFKAELILYRKSGLPFWCLLDVIPIKNEKGEVALFLVSHKDITDTKNRGGPDNWKERGGGRRRYGRGGSKGFNANRRRSRAVLYHLSGHLQKQPKGKHKLNKGVFGEKPNLPEYKVAAIRKSPFILLHCGALRATWDGFILLATLYVAVTVPYSVCVSTAREPSAARSAPSICDLAVEVLFILDIVLNFRTTFVSKSGQVVFAPKSICLHYVTTWFLLDVIAALPFDLLHAFKVNVYFGAHLLKTVRLLRLLRLLPRLDRYSQYSAVVLTLLMAVFALLAHWVACVWFYIGQREIESSASELPEIGWLQELARRLETPYYLVGRGPAGNSSGQKDNCSGAAGEANGTGLELLGGPSLRSAYITSLYFALSSLTSVGFGNVSANTDTEKIFSICTMLIGALMHAVVFGNVTAIIQRMYARRFLYHSRTRDLRDYIRIHRIPKPLKQRMLEYFQATWAVNNGIDTAELLQSLPDELRADIAMHLHKEVLQLPLFEAASRGCLRALSLALRPAFCTPGEYLIHQGDALQALYFVCSGSMEVLKGGTVLAILGKGDLIGCELPRREQVVKANADVKGLTYCVLQCLQLAGLHESLALYPEFAPRFSRGLRGELSYNLGAGGGPAEADTSSLSGDNTLMSTLEEKETDGEQGPTASPAPADEPSSPLLSPGCTSSSSAAKLLSPRRTAPRPRLRGRGRPGRAGASQAGAGPSVHPRSLEGLQLPSVPWNVPPDLSPRVVDGIEDGCGSDQPKFSFRVGQSGPECSSSPSPGPENGLLAVPLGPGEARNVDTLDKLRQAVTELSEQVLQMREGLQSLRQAVQQVLAPHGEGPCPRTAGEGPCLASASGLLQPLCVDTGTSSYCLQPPAGSVLSGTWPHPRPEPPPLVAPWPWGPPASQSSPWPRATAFWTSTSDSEPPGSGELGPEPSTPGSPPLEEGARTGPPEPVNQAEAASTGEPPPGAGGLALPWEPHSLEMVLIGCHGSGTVQWTQEEGTGV; the protein is encoded by the exons ATGCCGGCCATGCGGGGACTCCTGGCGCCGCAGAACACCTTCCTGGACACCATCGCCACGCGCTTCGACGGCACGC ACAGTAACTTCGTGCTGGGCAACGCCCAGGTGGCGGGGCTCTTCCCCGTGGTCTACTGCTCTGATGGCTTCTGCGACCTCACGGGTTTCTCCCGGGCCGAGGTCATGCAGCGGGGCTGCGCCTGCTCCTTCCTCTATGGGCCAGACACCAGTGAGCTTGTCCGCCAACAGATCCGCAAGGCCCTGGATGAGCACAAGGAGTTCAAGGCTGAGCTGATCCTGTACCGGAAGAGCG GGCTCCCGTTCTGGTGTCTCCTGGATGTGATACCcataaagaatgagaaaggggAGGTGGCCCTCTTCCTGGTCTCTCACAAGGACATCACTGACACCAAGAACCGAGGGGGCCCTGACAACTGGAAGGAGAGAG GGGGTGGCCGGCGCCGATATGGCCGGGGAGGATCCAAAGGCTTCAATGCCAATCGGCGGCGGAGCCGGGCTGTGCTCTACCACCTGTCCGGGCACCTGCAGAAGCAGCCCAAGGGCAAGCACAAGCTCAATAAG GGGGTGTTTGGGGAGAAGCCAAACTTGCCTGAGTACAAAGTAGCCGCCATCCGAAAGTCACCTTTCATCCTGCTGCACTGTGGGGCACTGAGGGCCACTTGGGACGGCTTCATCCTGCTCGCCACCCTCTACGTGGCCGTCACCGTGCCctacagtgtgtgtgtgagcacggCCCGGGAGCCCAGCGCAGCCCGCAGTGCCCCCAGCATCTGCGACCTGGCCGTGGAGGTCCTCTTCATTCTTG ACATCGTGCTGAATTTCCGCACCACGTTCGTGTCCAAGTCGGGGCAGGTGGTGTTTGCCCCCAAGTCCATTTGCCTCCACTACGTCACCACCTGGTTCCTGCTGGATGTCATTGCGGCGCTGCCCTTTGACCTGCTACATGCCTTCAAGGTCAATGTG TACTTTGGGGCCCACCTGCTGAAGACGGTGCGGCTGCTGCGGCTGCTCCGCCTGCTCCCGCGGCTGGACCGCTACTCGCAGTACAGCGCCGTGGTGCTCACCCTGCTCATGGCCGTGTTCGCCTTGCTCGCCCACTGGGTGGCCTGTGTCTGGTTCTACATCGGCCAGCGGGAGATTGAGAGCAGTGCCTCCGAGCTGCCCGAGATCG GCTGGCTGCAGGAGCTGGCCCGCCGCCTGGAGACCCCCTACTACCTGGTGGGCCGGGGCCCCGCGGGCAACAGCTCGGGCCAGAAGGACAACTGCAGCGGCGCGGCCGGGGAGGCCAACGGGACGGGCCTGGAGCTCCTGGGCGGCCCGTCGCTGCGCAGCGCCTACATCACGTCCCTCTACTTCGCGCTCAGCAGCCTCACCAGCGTGGGCTTCGGCAACGTGTCCGCCAACACGGACACCGAGAAGATCTTCTCCATCTGCACCATGCTCATCGGCG CCCTGATGCACGCGGTGGTGTTTGGGAACGTGACGGCCATCATCCAGCGCATGTACGCCCGCCGCTTTCTGTACCACAGCCGCACCCGTGACCTGCGCGACTACATCCGCATCCACCGCATCCCCAAGCCCCTCAAGCAGCGCATGCTCGAGTACTTCCAGGCCACCTGGGCCGTGAACAACGGCATCGACACCGCCGAG CTGCTGCAGAGCCTCCCCGACGAGCTGCGCGCAGACATCGCCATGCACCTGCACAAGGAGGTCCTGCAGCTGCCTCTGTTCGAGGCGGCGAGCCGCGGCTGCCTGCGGGCGCTCTCCCTGGCCCTGCGGCCCGCCTTCTGCACCCCCGGCGAGTACCTCATCCACCAGGGGGACGCTCTCCAGGCCCTCTACTTCGTCTGCTCCGGCTCCATGGAGGTGCTCAAGGGCGGCACTGTCCTTGCCATCCTAG GGAAGGGAGATCTGATTGGCTGCGAGCTGCCCCGGCGGGAGCAGGTGGTCAAGGCCAATGCCGATGTAAAGGGGCTGACCTACTGCGTCCTACAATGTCTACAGCTGGCTGGGCTGCACGAGAGCCTTGCATTGTACCCCGAGTTTGCCCCACGCTTCAGCCGGGGCCTCCGAGGGGAGCTCAGCTACAACCTGGGCGCCGGTGGAGGCCCCGCAGAG GCGGACACCAGCTCCCTGAGTGGCGACAACACCCTTATGTCCACGCTGGAGGAGAAAGAGACGGACGGGGAGCAGGGCCCCacggcctcccccgccccggctGACGAGCCTTCCAGCCCCCTGCTGTCCCCTGGctgcacctcctcctcctcagctgcCAAGCTGCTGTCCCCACGCCGGACGGCACCCCGGCCCAGGCTGAGGGGCCGAGGACGGCCGGGCAGGGCGGGGGCTTCGCAGGCTGGGGCCGGCCCCTCTGTTCACCCTCGGAGCTTAGAGGGGCTGCAGCTGCCCTCCGTGCCATGGAACGTCCCCCCGGATCTGAGCCCCAG GGTAGTAGACGGCATCGAGGACGGCTGTGGCTCCGACCAGCCCAAGTTCTCCTTCCGCGTGGGGCAGTCTGGCCCGGAGTGCagcagcagcccctcccctggaCCAG AGAATGGCCTGCTCGCCGTCCCCCTCGGGCCTGGTGAGGCAAGGAACGTGGACACGCTGGACAAGCTGCGGCAGGcg GTGACAGAGCTGTCCGAGCAGGTGCTGCAGATGCGCGAGGGCCTGCAGTCGCTTCGCCAGGCTGTGCAGCAAGTCCTGGCACCCCATGGGGAGGGCCCTTGCCCTCGGACCGCAGGGGAGGGGCCGTGCCTAGCCAGCGCCTCTGGGCTCCTACAGCCTCTGTGTGTGGACACTGGGACATCCTCCTACTGCCTGCAGCCCCCAGCTGGCTCTGTCTTGAGTGGGACCTGGCCCCACCCTCGTCCAGAACCCCCTCCCCTCGTGGCCCCTTGGCCCTGGGGCCCCCCAGCATCTCAGAGCTCCCCATGGCCTCGAGCCACAGCTTTCTGGACCTCCACCTCTGACTCTGAGCCCCCGGGCTCAGGCGAACTCGGCCCCGAGCCCAGCACCCCTGGCTCACCGCCTCTTGAGGAAGGGGCTCGGACTGGGCCCCCGGAGCCCGTGAACCAGGCCGAGGCTGCTAGTACTGGAGAGCCCccgccgggggctgggggcttggCCTTGCCCTGGGAACCCCACAGCCTGGAGATGGTGCTTATTGGCTGCCATGGCTCTGGCACAGTCCAGTGGACCCAGGAAGAGGGCACAGGGGTCTGA
- the KCNH3 gene encoding potassium voltage-gated channel subfamily H member 3 isoform X1 — MPAMRGLLAPQNTFLDTIATRFDGTHSNFVLGNAQVAGLFPVVYCSDGFCDLTGFSRAEVMQRGCACSFLYGPDTSELVRQQIRKALDEHKEFKAELILYRKSGLPFWCLLDVIPIKNEKGEVALFLVSHKDITDTKNRGGPDNWKERGGGRRRYGRGGSKGFNANRRRSRAVLYHLSGHLQKQPKGKHKLNKGVFGEKPNLPEYKVAAIRKSPFILLHCGALRATWDGFILLATLYVAVTVPYSVCVSTAREPSAARSAPSICDLAVEVLFILDIVLNFRTTFVSKSGQVVFAPKSICLHYVTTWFLLDVIAALPFDLLHAFKVNVYFGAHLLKTVRLLRLLRLLPRLDRYSQYSAVVLTLLMAVFALLAHWVACVWFYIGQREIESSASELPEIVRAGFFRVSGCGCAPVNVLTRVCPQPLSCAEHVCGPDGWLQELARRLETPYYLVGRGPAGNSSGQKDNCSGAAGEANGTGLELLGGPSLRSAYITSLYFALSSLTSVGFGNVSANTDTEKIFSICTMLIGALMHAVVFGNVTAIIQRMYARRFLYHSRTRDLRDYIRIHRIPKPLKQRMLEYFQATWAVNNGIDTAELLQSLPDELRADIAMHLHKEVLQLPLFEAASRGCLRALSLALRPAFCTPGEYLIHQGDALQALYFVCSGSMEVLKGGTVLAILGKGDLIGCELPRREQVVKANADVKGLTYCVLQCLQLAGLHESLALYPEFAPRFSRGLRGELSYNLGAGGGPAEADTSSLSGDNTLMSTLEEKETDGEQGPTASPAPADEPSSPLLSPGCTSSSSAAKLLSPRRTAPRPRLRGRGRPGRAGASQAGAGPSVHPRSLEGLQLPSVPWNVPPDLSPRVVDGIEDGCGSDQPKFSFRVGQSGPECSSSPSPGPENGLLAVPLGPGEARNVDTLDKLRQAVTELSEQVLQMREGLQSLRQAVQQVLAPHGEGPCPRTAGEGPCLASASGLLQPLCVDTGTSSYCLQPPAGSVLSGTWPHPRPEPPPLVAPWPWGPPASQSSPWPRATAFWTSTSDSEPPGSGELGPEPSTPGSPPLEEGARTGPPEPVNQAEAASTGEPPPGAGGLALPWEPHSLEMVLIGCHGSGTVQWTQEEGTGV; from the exons ATGCCGGCCATGCGGGGACTCCTGGCGCCGCAGAACACCTTCCTGGACACCATCGCCACGCGCTTCGACGGCACGC ACAGTAACTTCGTGCTGGGCAACGCCCAGGTGGCGGGGCTCTTCCCCGTGGTCTACTGCTCTGATGGCTTCTGCGACCTCACGGGTTTCTCCCGGGCCGAGGTCATGCAGCGGGGCTGCGCCTGCTCCTTCCTCTATGGGCCAGACACCAGTGAGCTTGTCCGCCAACAGATCCGCAAGGCCCTGGATGAGCACAAGGAGTTCAAGGCTGAGCTGATCCTGTACCGGAAGAGCG GGCTCCCGTTCTGGTGTCTCCTGGATGTGATACCcataaagaatgagaaaggggAGGTGGCCCTCTTCCTGGTCTCTCACAAGGACATCACTGACACCAAGAACCGAGGGGGCCCTGACAACTGGAAGGAGAGAG GGGGTGGCCGGCGCCGATATGGCCGGGGAGGATCCAAAGGCTTCAATGCCAATCGGCGGCGGAGCCGGGCTGTGCTCTACCACCTGTCCGGGCACCTGCAGAAGCAGCCCAAGGGCAAGCACAAGCTCAATAAG GGGGTGTTTGGGGAGAAGCCAAACTTGCCTGAGTACAAAGTAGCCGCCATCCGAAAGTCACCTTTCATCCTGCTGCACTGTGGGGCACTGAGGGCCACTTGGGACGGCTTCATCCTGCTCGCCACCCTCTACGTGGCCGTCACCGTGCCctacagtgtgtgtgtgagcacggCCCGGGAGCCCAGCGCAGCCCGCAGTGCCCCCAGCATCTGCGACCTGGCCGTGGAGGTCCTCTTCATTCTTG ACATCGTGCTGAATTTCCGCACCACGTTCGTGTCCAAGTCGGGGCAGGTGGTGTTTGCCCCCAAGTCCATTTGCCTCCACTACGTCACCACCTGGTTCCTGCTGGATGTCATTGCGGCGCTGCCCTTTGACCTGCTACATGCCTTCAAGGTCAATGTG TACTTTGGGGCCCACCTGCTGAAGACGGTGCGGCTGCTGCGGCTGCTCCGCCTGCTCCCGCGGCTGGACCGCTACTCGCAGTACAGCGCCGTGGTGCTCACCCTGCTCATGGCCGTGTTCGCCTTGCTCGCCCACTGGGTGGCCTGTGTCTGGTTCTACATCGGCCAGCGGGAGATTGAGAGCAGTGCCTCCGAGCTGCCCGAGATCG TGCGCGCAGGCTTTTTCCGTGTGAGTGGCTGTGGCTGTGCACCTGTGAATGTGCTCACACGTGTGTGTCCTCAACCTCTCAGCTGTGCGGAGCACGTCTGTGGCCCTGATG GCTGGCTGCAGGAGCTGGCCCGCCGCCTGGAGACCCCCTACTACCTGGTGGGCCGGGGCCCCGCGGGCAACAGCTCGGGCCAGAAGGACAACTGCAGCGGCGCGGCCGGGGAGGCCAACGGGACGGGCCTGGAGCTCCTGGGCGGCCCGTCGCTGCGCAGCGCCTACATCACGTCCCTCTACTTCGCGCTCAGCAGCCTCACCAGCGTGGGCTTCGGCAACGTGTCCGCCAACACGGACACCGAGAAGATCTTCTCCATCTGCACCATGCTCATCGGCG CCCTGATGCACGCGGTGGTGTTTGGGAACGTGACGGCCATCATCCAGCGCATGTACGCCCGCCGCTTTCTGTACCACAGCCGCACCCGTGACCTGCGCGACTACATCCGCATCCACCGCATCCCCAAGCCCCTCAAGCAGCGCATGCTCGAGTACTTCCAGGCCACCTGGGCCGTGAACAACGGCATCGACACCGCCGAG CTGCTGCAGAGCCTCCCCGACGAGCTGCGCGCAGACATCGCCATGCACCTGCACAAGGAGGTCCTGCAGCTGCCTCTGTTCGAGGCGGCGAGCCGCGGCTGCCTGCGGGCGCTCTCCCTGGCCCTGCGGCCCGCCTTCTGCACCCCCGGCGAGTACCTCATCCACCAGGGGGACGCTCTCCAGGCCCTCTACTTCGTCTGCTCCGGCTCCATGGAGGTGCTCAAGGGCGGCACTGTCCTTGCCATCCTAG GGAAGGGAGATCTGATTGGCTGCGAGCTGCCCCGGCGGGAGCAGGTGGTCAAGGCCAATGCCGATGTAAAGGGGCTGACCTACTGCGTCCTACAATGTCTACAGCTGGCTGGGCTGCACGAGAGCCTTGCATTGTACCCCGAGTTTGCCCCACGCTTCAGCCGGGGCCTCCGAGGGGAGCTCAGCTACAACCTGGGCGCCGGTGGAGGCCCCGCAGAG GCGGACACCAGCTCCCTGAGTGGCGACAACACCCTTATGTCCACGCTGGAGGAGAAAGAGACGGACGGGGAGCAGGGCCCCacggcctcccccgccccggctGACGAGCCTTCCAGCCCCCTGCTGTCCCCTGGctgcacctcctcctcctcagctgcCAAGCTGCTGTCCCCACGCCGGACGGCACCCCGGCCCAGGCTGAGGGGCCGAGGACGGCCGGGCAGGGCGGGGGCTTCGCAGGCTGGGGCCGGCCCCTCTGTTCACCCTCGGAGCTTAGAGGGGCTGCAGCTGCCCTCCGTGCCATGGAACGTCCCCCCGGATCTGAGCCCCAG GGTAGTAGACGGCATCGAGGACGGCTGTGGCTCCGACCAGCCCAAGTTCTCCTTCCGCGTGGGGCAGTCTGGCCCGGAGTGCagcagcagcccctcccctggaCCAG AGAATGGCCTGCTCGCCGTCCCCCTCGGGCCTGGTGAGGCAAGGAACGTGGACACGCTGGACAAGCTGCGGCAGGcg GTGACAGAGCTGTCCGAGCAGGTGCTGCAGATGCGCGAGGGCCTGCAGTCGCTTCGCCAGGCTGTGCAGCAAGTCCTGGCACCCCATGGGGAGGGCCCTTGCCCTCGGACCGCAGGGGAGGGGCCGTGCCTAGCCAGCGCCTCTGGGCTCCTACAGCCTCTGTGTGTGGACACTGGGACATCCTCCTACTGCCTGCAGCCCCCAGCTGGCTCTGTCTTGAGTGGGACCTGGCCCCACCCTCGTCCAGAACCCCCTCCCCTCGTGGCCCCTTGGCCCTGGGGCCCCCCAGCATCTCAGAGCTCCCCATGGCCTCGAGCCACAGCTTTCTGGACCTCCACCTCTGACTCTGAGCCCCCGGGCTCAGGCGAACTCGGCCCCGAGCCCAGCACCCCTGGCTCACCGCCTCTTGAGGAAGGGGCTCGGACTGGGCCCCCGGAGCCCGTGAACCAGGCCGAGGCTGCTAGTACTGGAGAGCCCccgccgggggctgggggcttggCCTTGCCCTGGGAACCCCACAGCCTGGAGATGGTGCTTATTGGCTGCCATGGCTCTGGCACAGTCCAGTGGACCCAGGAAGAGGGCACAGGGGTCTGA
- the KCNH3 gene encoding potassium voltage-gated channel subfamily H member 3 isoform X3: MQRGCACSFLYGPDTSELVRQQIRKALDEHKEFKAELILYRKSGLPFWCLLDVIPIKNEKGEVALFLVSHKDITDTKNRGGPDNWKERGGGRRRYGRGGSKGFNANRRRSRAVLYHLSGHLQKQPKGKHKLNKGVFGEKPNLPEYKVAAIRKSPFILLHCGALRATWDGFILLATLYVAVTVPYSVCVSTAREPSAARSAPSICDLAVEVLFILDIVLNFRTTFVSKSGQVVFAPKSICLHYVTTWFLLDVIAALPFDLLHAFKVNVYFGAHLLKTVRLLRLLRLLPRLDRYSQYSAVVLTLLMAVFALLAHWVACVWFYIGQREIESSASELPEIVRAGFFRVSGCGCAPVNVLTRVCPQPLSCAEHVCGPDGWLQELARRLETPYYLVGRGPAGNSSGQKDNCSGAAGEANGTGLELLGGPSLRSAYITSLYFALSSLTSVGFGNVSANTDTEKIFSICTMLIGALMHAVVFGNVTAIIQRMYARRFLYHSRTRDLRDYIRIHRIPKPLKQRMLEYFQATWAVNNGIDTAELLQSLPDELRADIAMHLHKEVLQLPLFEAASRGCLRALSLALRPAFCTPGEYLIHQGDALQALYFVCSGSMEVLKGGTVLAILGKGDLIGCELPRREQVVKANADVKGLTYCVLQCLQLAGLHESLALYPEFAPRFSRGLRGELSYNLGAGGGPAEADTSSLSGDNTLMSTLEEKETDGEQGPTASPAPADEPSSPLLSPGCTSSSSAAKLLSPRRTAPRPRLRGRGRPGRAGASQAGAGPSVHPRSLEGLQLPSVPWNVPPDLSPRVVDGIEDGCGSDQPKFSFRVGQSGPECSSSPSPGPENGLLAVPLGPGEARNVDTLDKLRQAVTELSEQVLQMREGLQSLRQAVQQVLAPHGEGPCPRTAGEGPCLASASGLLQPLCVDTGTSSYCLQPPAGSVLSGTWPHPRPEPPPLVAPWPWGPPASQSSPWPRATAFWTSTSDSEPPGSGELGPEPSTPGSPPLEEGARTGPPEPVNQAEAASTGEPPPGAGGLALPWEPHSLEMVLIGCHGSGTVQWTQEEGTGV, translated from the exons ATGCAGCGGGGCTGCGCCTGCTCCTTCCTCTATGGGCCAGACACCAGTGAGCTTGTCCGCCAACAGATCCGCAAGGCCCTGGATGAGCACAAGGAGTTCAAGGCTGAGCTGATCCTGTACCGGAAGAGCG GGCTCCCGTTCTGGTGTCTCCTGGATGTGATACCcataaagaatgagaaaggggAGGTGGCCCTCTTCCTGGTCTCTCACAAGGACATCACTGACACCAAGAACCGAGGGGGCCCTGACAACTGGAAGGAGAGAG GGGGTGGCCGGCGCCGATATGGCCGGGGAGGATCCAAAGGCTTCAATGCCAATCGGCGGCGGAGCCGGGCTGTGCTCTACCACCTGTCCGGGCACCTGCAGAAGCAGCCCAAGGGCAAGCACAAGCTCAATAAG GGGGTGTTTGGGGAGAAGCCAAACTTGCCTGAGTACAAAGTAGCCGCCATCCGAAAGTCACCTTTCATCCTGCTGCACTGTGGGGCACTGAGGGCCACTTGGGACGGCTTCATCCTGCTCGCCACCCTCTACGTGGCCGTCACCGTGCCctacagtgtgtgtgtgagcacggCCCGGGAGCCCAGCGCAGCCCGCAGTGCCCCCAGCATCTGCGACCTGGCCGTGGAGGTCCTCTTCATTCTTG ACATCGTGCTGAATTTCCGCACCACGTTCGTGTCCAAGTCGGGGCAGGTGGTGTTTGCCCCCAAGTCCATTTGCCTCCACTACGTCACCACCTGGTTCCTGCTGGATGTCATTGCGGCGCTGCCCTTTGACCTGCTACATGCCTTCAAGGTCAATGTG TACTTTGGGGCCCACCTGCTGAAGACGGTGCGGCTGCTGCGGCTGCTCCGCCTGCTCCCGCGGCTGGACCGCTACTCGCAGTACAGCGCCGTGGTGCTCACCCTGCTCATGGCCGTGTTCGCCTTGCTCGCCCACTGGGTGGCCTGTGTCTGGTTCTACATCGGCCAGCGGGAGATTGAGAGCAGTGCCTCCGAGCTGCCCGAGATCG TGCGCGCAGGCTTTTTCCGTGTGAGTGGCTGTGGCTGTGCACCTGTGAATGTGCTCACACGTGTGTGTCCTCAACCTCTCAGCTGTGCGGAGCACGTCTGTGGCCCTGATG GCTGGCTGCAGGAGCTGGCCCGCCGCCTGGAGACCCCCTACTACCTGGTGGGCCGGGGCCCCGCGGGCAACAGCTCGGGCCAGAAGGACAACTGCAGCGGCGCGGCCGGGGAGGCCAACGGGACGGGCCTGGAGCTCCTGGGCGGCCCGTCGCTGCGCAGCGCCTACATCACGTCCCTCTACTTCGCGCTCAGCAGCCTCACCAGCGTGGGCTTCGGCAACGTGTCCGCCAACACGGACACCGAGAAGATCTTCTCCATCTGCACCATGCTCATCGGCG CCCTGATGCACGCGGTGGTGTTTGGGAACGTGACGGCCATCATCCAGCGCATGTACGCCCGCCGCTTTCTGTACCACAGCCGCACCCGTGACCTGCGCGACTACATCCGCATCCACCGCATCCCCAAGCCCCTCAAGCAGCGCATGCTCGAGTACTTCCAGGCCACCTGGGCCGTGAACAACGGCATCGACACCGCCGAG CTGCTGCAGAGCCTCCCCGACGAGCTGCGCGCAGACATCGCCATGCACCTGCACAAGGAGGTCCTGCAGCTGCCTCTGTTCGAGGCGGCGAGCCGCGGCTGCCTGCGGGCGCTCTCCCTGGCCCTGCGGCCCGCCTTCTGCACCCCCGGCGAGTACCTCATCCACCAGGGGGACGCTCTCCAGGCCCTCTACTTCGTCTGCTCCGGCTCCATGGAGGTGCTCAAGGGCGGCACTGTCCTTGCCATCCTAG GGAAGGGAGATCTGATTGGCTGCGAGCTGCCCCGGCGGGAGCAGGTGGTCAAGGCCAATGCCGATGTAAAGGGGCTGACCTACTGCGTCCTACAATGTCTACAGCTGGCTGGGCTGCACGAGAGCCTTGCATTGTACCCCGAGTTTGCCCCACGCTTCAGCCGGGGCCTCCGAGGGGAGCTCAGCTACAACCTGGGCGCCGGTGGAGGCCCCGCAGAG GCGGACACCAGCTCCCTGAGTGGCGACAACACCCTTATGTCCACGCTGGAGGAGAAAGAGACGGACGGGGAGCAGGGCCCCacggcctcccccgccccggctGACGAGCCTTCCAGCCCCCTGCTGTCCCCTGGctgcacctcctcctcctcagctgcCAAGCTGCTGTCCCCACGCCGGACGGCACCCCGGCCCAGGCTGAGGGGCCGAGGACGGCCGGGCAGGGCGGGGGCTTCGCAGGCTGGGGCCGGCCCCTCTGTTCACCCTCGGAGCTTAGAGGGGCTGCAGCTGCCCTCCGTGCCATGGAACGTCCCCCCGGATCTGAGCCCCAG GGTAGTAGACGGCATCGAGGACGGCTGTGGCTCCGACCAGCCCAAGTTCTCCTTCCGCGTGGGGCAGTCTGGCCCGGAGTGCagcagcagcccctcccctggaCCAG AGAATGGCCTGCTCGCCGTCCCCCTCGGGCCTGGTGAGGCAAGGAACGTGGACACGCTGGACAAGCTGCGGCAGGcg GTGACAGAGCTGTCCGAGCAGGTGCTGCAGATGCGCGAGGGCCTGCAGTCGCTTCGCCAGGCTGTGCAGCAAGTCCTGGCACCCCATGGGGAGGGCCCTTGCCCTCGGACCGCAGGGGAGGGGCCGTGCCTAGCCAGCGCCTCTGGGCTCCTACAGCCTCTGTGTGTGGACACTGGGACATCCTCCTACTGCCTGCAGCCCCCAGCTGGCTCTGTCTTGAGTGGGACCTGGCCCCACCCTCGTCCAGAACCCCCTCCCCTCGTGGCCCCTTGGCCCTGGGGCCCCCCAGCATCTCAGAGCTCCCCATGGCCTCGAGCCACAGCTTTCTGGACCTCCACCTCTGACTCTGAGCCCCCGGGCTCAGGCGAACTCGGCCCCGAGCCCAGCACCCCTGGCTCACCGCCTCTTGAGGAAGGGGCTCGGACTGGGCCCCCGGAGCCCGTGAACCAGGCCGAGGCTGCTAGTACTGGAGAGCCCccgccgggggctgggggcttggCCTTGCCCTGGGAACCCCACAGCCTGGAGATGGTGCTTATTGGCTGCCATGGCTCTGGCACAGTCCAGTGGACCCAGGAAGAGGGCACAGGGGTCTGA